A segment of the Pogoniulus pusillus isolate bPogPus1 chromosome 25, bPogPus1.pri, whole genome shotgun sequence genome:
ATGTTAatctcagctcctctcttctAAGCCTGAAGCGAGAAGATaaaagggacaggctctggggagaccttctggaggCCTTCAGTAccggagggggctgcaggagagctggggagggactttggagaagggctgggagtgccagcatgagagcaatggctttgagctgggagaggggaggctgagagtggagatgaggaagaaattcctgacagcaagggtgggcagacactggcacaggctgcccggggaggctgtggaacacagggtcacagaatgcGATCTTctatcacattctgtgctccacaacctccctggaggtgtacagggccaggctggatgaggcctggagcagcctgggctgtggaagctgtccctgctcatggcaggggtgggcactggatagtctcagaggtctcttcagcCCAGTcgattctgtgaagaaaactAAGGCTTGCTTAGAGCTCCTTAACCTGTGGAGCTATTTGACGAGTCCAAGGCCACCATTTCCATGGCTGCATGGAAATCTAACAGGGAGAACAGCTGAGACTGCAGAGCTTCCTGTGGCACAAACCCTCGGCTGATGGCTCCTGTAGGAGAACCCTTCCCAGGTGTCCAGAACAGATTGGCATTGCTGTGGCTGGCACCCagacagcctctgcctgcagctcaccaGGGGCTGGCACCACATCTGTGGACTTCTCTGGGAGTTCTCCTGCTGTGAGATGCCTTCATGCCTTggcctggcacagactgcctgtgaagccatggccctcagcagcacagctctgcaacacctccaggcacaggcactccaccacctctctgggcagcctctgccactctccgACCACTCtgccaccaaagacatttttcctcctctccaacccaaccctgccttggcaccatcccaggccagttcctctccttctctcccctgagagcaggcagcagagcccaagcccagctccctgcagcctcctctcaggagctctgccctcagcctcctctgctccacactgcacacccccagctccctcagctgctcctccccagccctgctctccagagcctgccccagctctgtgcccttctctgcacctgctccagcccctcagggtcCTCCTGGCAGTGAGGGCccacagctgaacccagcaTTCCAGCTGTGGCTTCAGCAGTGCCAAGGGATGATGGAAGAGGGATCCTCACTCTCTGGAGAAGTCAGTCACAGCTCTGTCACACCTTGAAGCTGAGCCCAAGAGCACCTGAGCCTTGGGAGCTGGATGGccactggagctgctggcaaggCCAAGAAGTGTCAGtcactccctgtcccctccaagGATTCCCACTCTGCATGGGGGTTTCTTCTTGTGTAAGCTTGCACACACTGCTGAGAGGAACAGTTTGTCCTCCAGCAGGCAGGTGCTTGGGTCATGCATTTGCCACTTGGTGCTCTGCAAGCTGCTGAGCTTCCTATGAGGGCAGCAAAGCCACCCCCGTGTCTGCAGCGTTCCATGTGGCAATCCCCAGCTGGGATGTGGCACCACTGTGTGGGCTGCAGTGGGGCAAGGGGAAGCCTTCTGCTACCTGGAGATGGGGTAAAGCCCATAGAGGGAGAAGCATGGAGAGAAAGACAGCTCTAGGGCTAAGCATGAGCTAGCATGGGACTGGAGAGGAGTCCTGCAGTGGAACTACAGATGAAAAGCAGGAGACAAACCCAGGGCAGTTCCCAGAGGTTCTGGAAAAGGTGCAGAAACTGAGCCAGAGccccaggcagccctggggTGAGTGTTGgacagctggggttgttgagcctgggcCAGCTGGAGacgagccaggctgtgcccagctgggcaagaagggcaccagcagcctggcctgcagcagcactggtgtgggcagcagcagcagggcagggattgtgcccctgggctgggcactgctgaggccacagctgcagtgctgggttcagctgtgggccctgaagggctggagcaggtgcagagaagggcacaaagctggggcaggtctggagagcagggctggggaactGCTGCTGGAACAGAGCAATTAGAaccctgcagagagcactgcacagaggagtgactgcagcagagcctcccctgACCCTTCATCTGGCCAGCccagaatgccctccctgccctgctgcccactgctctccatggcagctgcctgcaggctgcccagagggagcagctctcttctgcaccgcacagagccctggagaacCCCCAGGactctgagctgctccagcgGAGCCAGGGACCACAtcccccacctgcagctgcaggggccgAGGTCGCTGTGCCAGAGGGGTGAGCACAAGCACCGGTGGGAAGGCAGGACCCTGCCCCTGCGGAGGAGCCACCTCTGCACCAGGACGGCGGAGGGGTggcctgctggggagcagctccgtggaggaggagctgggagctccccatgtgccagcagtgtgcccttgtgctcaCGAGGGCCAGTGGGCTCCTGGGgggcatcaagaagagtgtagGCAGCAGCCACGGGAGGTTGCTGCCCCTCTCTTCTGCCCTGCCAAGGTCACACCtgtagtgctgtgtccagtgctgggctccccagttccagaggggcagggagagagtctggagagagtccagtggaggccatgaagatgctgaggggcctggagctgctctgtgagaagaacaggctgagagcctgcagcagagcagccccagagggatcTGATTGGTGCCCAGCAAGAGCTAAtgggtggggagcaagaggctggggctgggttcttgccagtggtgctcagggacaggaaaggggcaaagggcacaaactggaacccaggtgAACTTAAGGAGAGaattgtttggtgtgaggctgctggaggcctggggtgggttgcccagagaggttgtggtgtctccttgcctggagagcttccaaccctccctggccattgtgctgctgggcaagctgctgtgggtgccctgctatggcagggcttggactggttaatctccagaggtcacttccaaccatgctgggattctccAGTCCTGCCCCAGATGAACCTTTGTGCACAGCTGTTGCATTTACACTGAGTCAGGCCTGCCTGAAGCCCCCAGCTGGGGCTATGTGgctagaggagaggagaggctggagcatggACCCCTCctcttttgttttttggtgGGGGGTTCAGATAAACCCcaattccaacctcctgcactgcagGACATGCCCCAGATCATCTCTCctagctgaagggagctggcctggggctggcagctggatggggctgtgctgtTCAGAAGTGGCAGAGAAGCCGAGCAGCTTGAGGCAGGTGTCACTAGGCAACAGCAGTATCCATGGTTACCTCCATCCCAAGCCGCCCAAGGGGTTCCCAGATGACTCATCAGCTGGAAAAACACTTGGCTGAGAGGATGCAAAGGAGGATGTCACAGCACAGCACCCTCCCTGCTGAAGTATTGtcgcctgctgctgctgaggaggagcacTGAGACCAATCCCTCCTGCCTGGGACCTGTTTGCTCCACCTCAGACGTGGAGAGCCCCATGCCAGACACCCATGACACAGCCATAGAGCTTTGGCCAGGGCTCGACAGCTTTTAACCTCTTCCTTCAGGacattcttgccagtgagggtgggcagacactggcacaggctgcccagggaggctgtggatgtcccctccgtggaggtgttcaaggccaggctggatgaggcctggagcagcctgggctggtgggaggtgtccctgcccatggcaggggctggcactggatgagcctgaaggtcccttccagcccagcccctgccatggctgAAATACCCTGAAGAAGCTCTAACTGCTACAGCAACAGTGGTGGAGCTACTTCAGGTAAAGTCAGAGAATCCCAGCAGGggaggcttggaaaggacctctggagctcatccagtccaagtgccctgccacagcagggccaccCAGAGCAAATCAcacgggaacacatccagctgggtcTGGAAGTCTCCACATCCTCAGAGGCAACTGTTCCCCAGACAGGTGCCACTGGCGTTCAGCTGCCACACAGCACCACGCatctgcagcagtgtggccagcaggagcagggcagggactgccCCACCTGGAGGAACGGGTGCCAGAGCggccagggactggcacaggctgccaggcgcccagggagggggtggactctccatccctggaggtgtgccagccgtggcacttggggccagggtttagtggccatggcagggttggggtgctggttgggctggatgatcctggagagcttttccaacccaaacaattccatgatgcAGACCTCCAAGCCAGCCAGGTGATGATGAGAGCCATACTCCACCTCACCCATCTCGTCTTGCTTGGACTCATTTCGTTGCTTGCCACTGGAATGAGGTGGCCCCTTGGAAATGTAATCTCCTTACAGGTCCCTTATGAAAGCCCTGCCtgtcagctgtgctggctcagCCAAGCAATCCCCAGGGTGAGCAGCCAGCTTAGGGAaagctgccccagctctgctggtggCTCCAAGCCAGCAGATCTGTTGGGCCTGCATATAATGAGCCCTTTTTTCACCTAGGAAGCCTTGGAGGAAATCCCACTGCTAATGTTCTGGAGCTCAGAGGGTAGCCACTGAGGACATTCAGAGGAgcggtggggttggaagggatctctggagaccatccagtctgaccccctgccaaggcaggggcacctagggcagggcacccaggaacacatccaggtggggcttaaGAGTTCCATCccctgagagcaggcagcagagcccaagctcTGCTGTTCTGGCAGCGAGGGCCCCACAACCCTCACACccaagactcaaggtgtggttccctgcccttgtctggacatgctccagcccctcaatgtccttggagCCCTAGCTCCACGGGTGGAAATCAAAGCCTTGACGCACTGgaaggctctgagcaggctgccctgcagctcctgagggTGAGGCACTGAAGGACCTGCGTGGAGGAGGTTGGGTTAAAGAGATGGACACCACCAAATGATGGGGTGGGAAATGGACAGAGGGCACAGAAACACTCCAAGGAACCAAGCCAGCATTTTCAACTCTGAACCTTCATGCAGGGACAGAAGGAGCTGCTTAGAGGCACTGGCTCCACCAGCAtggcctgcccctgcctgctgatGTCTGGTTTAGCTCTGCTCCGAGGCCTGAAGTGAGCATTCCATCGTGGAAgtggtcagaggctgcagaCTGGCAGTGGGGTGCTCGGGCACGTCATGGCTTGCGATGTCCACGCAGGGCTGCCCGCTgagccagcaccagcacagtCCCCGTTCACTGCCAGAGACCCCCAAGgaccatcttgtccaaccccctctgttCACCAGGGACACACAATCATAGGCTCATTAaggcaggaaaagagcagggcacccacagcagcttgcccagcagcacaatggccagggagggttggaagctctccaggcaaggagacaccacaacctctctgggcagcctgccccaggcctccagcagcctcacaccaaacaactctcTCCTTAAGTTCACCTGAGTTCCAATTTGTGCCCTTTGCCCTTTTCCtgtccatcctcttgcccctcaccttttagctcttgctgagcactgatcagatccccctggggctgctgtctgcagactctcagcctttgctcctcacagagcagctccaggcccctcagcatcttggtggcctccactggactctctccaggagctccctgtccctcctgaactggggagcccagcactggacacagcactccagatgtggtctcagcagggcagagtagagggagagaagaacctcccttgacctgctgcccactcttctCCTTCAGGACAAAGTGGTGTTTATGAGTTGAGAGTTCAGGTTTCACACACCAGAGCAGCATCTTGAAGCTGAACTTTGGCAAATCCCCtagaagctgcaggcagaaagAGCAAGAAATTAAAGGCAGACCACTTGGAAGGGCTGCGGGGCACTGTGtgactgcaggctgcagccagcctcctgctctgctgcccctggggcAAAACCAGGGAGCAGATGTCCTGTGAGTTGAGAACCAGCTTCAGGAGGGAAAAACGTCCCTGATGAGTCCTCCTGACAACGGCCAGCcgagctggggcaggctctggagagcagggctggggagcggcagctgagggagctgggggtgtgcagtgtggagcagaggaggctgagggcagagctcattgctctctgcagctcctgagaggaggctgcagggagctgggcttgggctctgctgcctgctctcaggggagaggaggagaggaactggcctgggatggtgccagggcagggttaggttagagaggaaaaatgtctttggtggcagagtggtcagggagtggcagaggctgcccagggaggtggtggagtcttttgagaagagctgggagtgccaggatgagagcaatggctttgagcttggagaggggagagtgagagtggagatgaggaagaaattcctgccagcgagggtgggcagacactggcacaggctgcccaaggagtttGTGtgtctccctgcctgcaggtgctcaggaccaggctggatgaggccttgagcagcctgtgctggtggcaggtaggtgtccctgcccgtgcaggggttggcactggatgatcgttagggtcccttccatgaCTCTACATCTGCCCTTCGCTGGCACCTGTGCTACCGGCAGCACCAGGCCGTGTGCCCCCTGCGCCCCGCACCGCTGCTGTCCCGCTGGGCTCTCTCCTGCAGACCCCGAAGAGCTTTTTTGGTCCGGACTCAGacgcagagcagcctgggggcgAAGCGCTCCAAGCGCTTCCCATCGGCGTTAAAGCTGCGGAGGAGCAGCGGGGGGCGGCAGGCATTGGAGAGCCatggctgctccagcactgctccagcactgctcgGCCTCGCTCGCCTCGGGGCTCTCCTCCCTAGGCacgggcaggaggaaagggcctCAGGCTGCAACAGAAGAAGCCTCCTGACTGCAAGTGCGGCCAGGCACCgagacaggctgcccggggcggCGTTCCGGTGCTCTGCaggggcggcggggccgggctgaGGGTTGCGCTGCACGATCTGGAAGCAgttttccagcccaaatcctTCCATACTGCCAGAGCTGCTTAGCGGCAGCCTCGCCGCTCCCTGCGGGCTGGGCCCCGCCGCGTCCCGCCGTGCCCCGGCTCCATTCACAAACCGGTTCCCGCCGGCTGCCTCCGCCTCCGCCTCGGTGCCGCCCCGGACGCGCAGCCGGCGGCGGGCATTGGGCAGCCGGGCGGTGCTCGCTGACGTGCCGGGAACGCAGGGCGGCCCCGGGCCGCTAGTGCAGGGTTGTGAGGGGGAAGGCGGCGCTCGGTGTCCCTCCTCCCGCTGCTGCAGCCGCGCCAGCCCCGCAGAGCCGCCCGCCCGCCGCAGCTGTATGGTCCAGCCCCgctcctccgccgccgccgaaCCTCCGCCGGCAGCTCCGCGGCCTCCAgcgcttcctcctcctcctcttcttcctccttcttctgccggttctgcttctcctgcccccGGCGGTGGCGCCCGCAGCCCGGCTGTATGATCAGGCTACAGTCTTCAATGAGTAACCATATTCCTGTGAGTGCCCCCCGAGCCCTGCCCCGCTCCCCCCAGTccgccccagccccagcccctgctcctccATGTTTGTCTCTTTGTTCTGCCGCTCCAGCCACGCCACCGCCTCCGGCCGGCTTCTGGCcgtgctcagctgcagctcctctcggGCAAGCCCCACAAGCCTGACCTTCCTCCCTCTGcctagagaggaggaagaagaagaagaagaggaggaggaggagtagtGTCCCCCCCTCCGGTCGCTGCCCCCGCAAAGGGGCTTTGTGAGCCCGGCTGCCGCACGGCCCCACCCGCCGGCCCGGCCGCCCCCCGCCGCCGGGCTCTGTCTGGCGGTGTCCGCGGGAAGGGAAGCGAAGCgaagggaagggcagagcagagccgccgccgccgcggctcCGCGCCGTGTCGGGCCCGGGAAGGGCCGGGCGGCTGCTCCGGGGACAAGATGGCTCCGCGTCGGGAGCCGGAGCGAGGCGGGATGCGAACCCGTGACCGCCGCGGCTCAGGCGGCGGCCGGCGGGGCGGCGGCCGGGACCGGGCAGCGTCTCCTTGGCCGGGGAGAGACGCGGAGCAGGCCCGgggccaggcctgtggcttgGGGCGGCCCAGGGCTCGGCGAACATGCCGGGACTTGCCTGTGGGCAGCCCGGGCGGGTGGCGCGGCCGGGCCGCGGCGGCTCTTGGTTGTGCTGGGCCCCGCCGCGGCCTCTGCTGCGAGGCTGAAGGGCGCCGGGCGGCTGCTTTGTCTCCGTAGGAGTTGCGAACCCTTCTCAAAGCGAGCTTCGTGCGGCGGAGGGGCAGTGCCGGCCTTGTGCGGGCCTGTGGCACGGCTGCGGGCGGGGAGAAGCCGCAGAGGAGCCGGGGCCGCGGTAACAGGCTGCCGGCGACCGGCGGACGCAGGCAGATCCGCGCCGTGCTGAGccgagctgcccagcagagcttgCCAGCTGCCTTTTTAAGGAAGGCATGTCCTGCTGGAGGTGCATCACAGCTCCCCATCGAAAGCTTTCgcttccctcagctgtttgGTTTCTAAATGTATTTATTGTTTACTGCCTTATTAACTGCCCGTAATTGGCCTCGATGGTCTCAGAGGGCTTTCCCAATCCAGGCAATTCTGTGATATTGATTGTGGCCTTTCCTGTGAAATTAATTTCTTATGTAGTCCCCTGCTAACCTCAGcatctggcacaggctgcccagggaggctgtggatgtccctgcctggaggtgttcaaggccaggctggatgaggccttgagcagcctgggctggggggaggtgtccctgcccgtggcaggggttgCCACTGGATGCtgttgaaggtcccttccagcccagaccattacGTGGCTCTCTGAATTTGTGACCACAGAGCATGTTGTATTTTAAGCACAAATGCTTTAAGGCTTGGTGGTTGGTTGTACCACCTCCAAAAGCAGGGAAGTCAGAAAGACAAAGCGTTGTCCAAGTGGTAGCGCAGGCAgaattagaatcagagaattggttgggttggcaaagccctccaaaggcatccagtccaaccagcaacccaaccccaccatggccactaaaccacatccccaggtgccatgggcacacatatctggaacccctccagccatgggcactccaccacctccctgggcagcctctgccactccctgaccactctggcaccaaagacattttttctcttctccaaccaGACCCTCCTCTGGCACTGTTCCAGGCcgtttcctctccttctctcacctgagatcgggcagcagagcccaaccccagcaccctgcagcttCCAGTCAGATTAGTGGCAGTTCTGCATAGATCTTGGTTGCAAATCAAAGAATgaaagggttggaagtgacctctagacatcatccactccaacccccctgccagagcagggtcacccaggacagggcacacaggaacacatccaggttgattttgaaagtctccagagcaggagactccacaggttctctgggcagcctgctccaggtttcagcaccctcacacagagcaagtttctcctcacatagAGGTGGAAGCTGTGTGCTGACTTGCTGTGGCACAAAGGGTTCTGGTGTTAATTTCTACTGGAGACAACTTCCCAGGTCCTGAGGTTCTGGTGttagcagctgcctgccagagaCAGGTTCCCAATGTGTTTCCTTtcatctgcagagccttcccgAAGCGGTGACTCAGAAGCATGAACCCTGTTCCTTGTAATCTTACGCAGCCGTCAAGTCAAAGGAAAGCCCAACCAAcccctgcaggtgccacctAAATGTCAGCTCTGAGTGCACCACTGATGCAAAGCAAAGGGGATGGAAATTGGCTCTGACGAGCAGAAGCATTTCAGGGGGGAAATGTTGGAAGGAACACAGAaatgccacagaatcatagagatctctgcagagcacccagtccaagcagggcacccagggcagggcacacagaacacccccggagcagactccacagcccctctgggcagcctgctgcaggcctccagcaccctcacaccaaacaactttctcctcatgctgagctggaacctcctgggctccagttggtgtccattatcccttgtcctgccccaggacaccactgagcagagcctggcccctgcttcttacccccagccctcagccatcCAGGGACACTgagcaggtcccctctcagccttctcctctgcaggctctcagccccagggctctcagcctttcttctcaGCAGAGGTATTCCAGTCCCCACTCACCCTCACACCCTTCCCTGGGCTCTCtgtagcagatccctgtccctctggaactggggagcccagcactggacacagtattgcagctgtggtctccccagggcagagcagaggcagcagaacctctctagccctgctggccacacttttcctgatgccccccaggatgcccttggccacaagggcacattgctggcccatgcagcacttgctgcccaccagggcTCTAAGTTTCTTCTccgtggagctgctttccagcaggacaagccctgctctgtgctggtgcctgctgctgttcctccccagatgccaAGCTCAGGGTCCCATTCTCTGACCCACAGTGGGAGcatggggaagagaaaggagtgACATAGCTAGCAGCCGCTGCTCTGTTGGTTAGGGGTAGGCAGCATCCCTGCCGTGAGGAGTTGGAGGCTGGCACTGGGGCACTCTAGCGGTGCTGCTCTGAGGGCTGCGGTGGTCCCAAAGGCTTCTTTGCGCCTGGGGTTTGTCACGGTCCAGCAGCCGCACGGGCAGGGCTTCCTCAGCTCTGAGGTTGCACCACCTCCTGCAGGAAGTTTGGAGGTGATTCCTTCTCCCCTCTGATCTGCATACTGCAGGAAGCCTCCCCCTTCTCTGAGGTTGTTGCATCCTTTGGCATCTCCCACTTGCATTCTGTCTTCTGAGGCCACAGGTGGCTTTCCTTGGCCCCAGAAGGATGGTGTGCTCACGATGGGTGCCACACTGCAGTCAGCCAAGGCCCCGAAGAGAAAGGGGTGCAGCTTGTCACTGATAATTGGTGCAGGTGGACCTCTGCCATCAGTAACAGCTCCTCAGCACTGAATCTtgcaatggtttaggttggaaaggaccttcaagctcatccatgGGCAGGGGACAtgtcccaccagcacaggctgctcaaggcctcatccagcctggcctcgaacacctccagggaggggacatctgcagcctccttaggcaacctgtgccagtgtctcctcaccctcactgtcaggaATTTCTGCCTCATTTCAAGATGTGTTCTTGGACTGGGGCCATTCTGTTAAGTTCCCTTAAATTAAGAGATGGTGGTAGGTGACCCAGCCATTATGGCCATGGTATTGCATGGTGGGCAGGACAGCTTCTGGTGACAACTGCTCTTGGCACCTTGGCCTTAGCTTAGCTTGCCAAGCTTCTTTTACAGTCACACAACCTTAAAGGGCCTTTCCACCTGAAACCATTCTAAGACATGTCTCTGTGACATCTGCAAGGGTGGGGATGCAGCCActttcctggacagcctgtgccaggcttggagaaccCTTTGGTCACAGACTtgcttctgatgtccaacctaaccctcccctgctgcaaccgGGGCAACCTGGggcctttccctctgctcctgtcacttgtcactgcctgcctgccccagtATCAGACCACGGTTGctgttccccttccctctccatccttctgtgccccagctctcccagctcccaggagctaaggtcttctcttcaccctagctgctgctggtgctcccTGGGATGCTGTTCTATTCTTGGCTCTGAAGCCTCCACTCCCTCACCCCGTGCCAGggcacaggcccagctcccagTCCTCTGAGCGGCTTAGCAGGAGATAAGGATGGGATCTGCCAGCCAGTGTGGGAAGCAGCCCAAGGCCTcgtgcagctccagctgcttaaaGCTGGGCTGTCCCTTTGtgctcttctgcttcttcagctCCTTGGAAGTGACTTGGAGAAAGCTCTCTCTGCTTGGTGCTTTGCCCAGCTGCTGTTCCAGGTGTTGCTAGGTCTGGTGCTAGCAGTTTGAGGCTCAGCTCCCTTCTGCTCAGTGTGGCTGCTCAGTCAGGTGGCAGCTCTTGCAGTGCTGAGGCTCAGTACTGGTTCCCGCTGCTCTTGCTGGCGTGGGACTTCAGAGCATCCTTGCTGctcccttttcctgctgatTTGATTTGGAATTCACTGGCCCTCAAGTTTCCACAAACCAAGGAAcgagagagggttttttttagcaAGTCAGTCTCAAAGAGCACCCTGCAGCCTCTatggaggtggtggtgctggcCCAGTGCACAGCAAAGTGTCCTCTTAGTTTGTCTCATCCCTGCTagggagctgtgcctgggagcAAGCTGAAGCCTTGAAGCTTCTCACCTGGAAGCTGTCTGAGAAGCTGCCTGCGGGTGTCTGGTTTGATGTCGTAAAGGTCCTTTTAGTGCATGATGCTAACAGGATGCctcaaacagctccagagagggggcaggATTCTTGGGTtaaatccaggctgggaagCTCCTTAGGCCTTCGGCTTTGATCTGTTGTTTTTTGCTGTATAATTGTTGCTGGGCCTTCATGGGCTGTGATGTCCCTCATGGGCCTTGGCAGCCTCCATGTCCCTTGCTGACCTGTTTCCCCTGTGCTGATGATGCTCTCCTGTGTGTTTTGTCCCCTCTCTTTGCAGCAGTTCTGTGGTGTTCTTGGTCACACATTTATGGAGTTTCTGAAGGGCAGTGGGGACTACTGCCAGGCACAGCACGAGCTCTATGCAGACAAGTGAACTGTAGACACTCATTCCTACTCCACCAAGAAGCCCCCCGAGAGTGGTTGACCC
Coding sequences within it:
- the LOC135186470 gene encoding uncharacterized LOC128125822 homolog, whose protein sequence is MIRLQSSMSNHIPQFCGVLGHTFMEFLKGSGDYCQAQHELYADK